In Methanomicrobia archaeon, one DNA window encodes the following:
- a CDS encoding ATP-grasp domain-containing protein — MFSLYLVDFPKYIYPTAHYTCHTMSVLITTANSPKALAAVRSLGSKGVDVTTADEQGFALSSLSKYSKDFFLYPSPIKYPSRFIRYLRTFLKNHKHEVLMPVYSNDTYLIAKYKSSLEPFVKIPLHDFAIVMKVNDKGYLMQIAEELGIPVPQTYFIDDLKKMHEVTNKLVFPAVIKLRETASSIGISYVYSRDGLISKYKETISKYHLYPSKYPLIQEYVDGDGYGVSLLFNQGDLRAKITHKRLREYPITGGPSTYRISVKHQEMEDYAIDLLKHFNWHGVAMVEFKLDRKTKKPILMEVNPRFWGSINQAVKAGVDFPYLLYKMAVEGDITPVLNYEIGVKTTNIFIDYVALLNYVRRTGDIGLIKEFFYLPVNDDILSFDDPLPVLSFMYSGLKEMVHSRYKG, encoded by the coding sequence ATGTTTTCCCTATACCTGGTAGATTTCCCAAAATATATATATCCAACCGCTCATTATACTTGTCACACTATGTCTGTGCTCATCACCACGGCAAACAGTCCCAAAGCACTCGCCGCAGTTAGAAGCCTGGGGAGCAAGGGTGTTGACGTCACAACCGCAGATGAACAGGGATTTGCTTTAAGTTCCCTCTCTAAGTACTCTAAGGATTTTTTCTTATATCCGTCGCCGATAAAATACCCCTCTAGGTTCATCCGTTATTTACGCACTTTCCTTAAAAACCATAAACATGAGGTTTTAATGCCCGTTTATTCCAACGACACATATCTAATTGCAAAATACAAATCGTCCCTCGAGCCATTCGTTAAAATCCCCCTGCATGACTTCGCTATAGTGATGAAGGTTAATGATAAAGGATATTTGATGCAAATAGCCGAAGAACTTGGAATTCCGGTGCCACAAACCTATTTTATTGATGATTTGAAAAAAATGCATGAAGTTACTAATAAATTAGTTTTTCCCGCTGTTATAAAACTGAGAGAGACTGCGAGCAGTATTGGCATCTCATATGTATATTCCCGGGATGGGTTAATCTCAAAATATAAAGAAACCATTTCAAAATACCACCTTTACCCTTCCAAGTATCCGTTGATTCAAGAATATGTTGATGGCGACGGCTACGGTGTCTCCCTGCTTTTTAACCAAGGGGATTTGAGGGCAAAAATCACGCATAAACGGCTTCGGGAATATCCTATCACCGGGGGGCCTAGCACCTATAGAATCAGCGTTAAACATCAAGAAATGGAGGATTATGCAATTGATTTACTCAAGCATTTCAACTGGCATGGCGTTGCGATGGTAGAATTTAAGCTTGACCGAAAGACAAAAAAGCCGATTTTAATGGAGGTAAATCCTCGCTTCTGGGGATCTATTAACCAGGCTGTCAAGGCTGGTGTAGATTTCCCATATCTCCTGTACAAAATGGCGGTAGAAGGTGACATAACGCCCGTATTAAATTATGAAATCGGTGTAAAAACTACAAATATTTTCATTGACTACGTCGCTCTTTTAAACTACGTAAGAAGAACAGGTGACATTGGGCTGATAAAAGAGTTTTTTTACTTACCTGTCAATGATGACATACTCTCGTTTGACGACCCGCTTCCTGTCTTGAGTTTTATGTATTCTGGTCTAAAAGAAATGGTTCATAGCCGATACAAGGGGTAG
- a CDS encoding PHP domain-containing protein produces the protein MTIKFDPHVHSKHSYDGVLSPQRILKIAKQRALDAIAITDHNTIKGGLQAKSIKQDNILIIVGSEVNTDYGDVIGLFLNEELKSQRFEELIDEIRDQGGNSVLPHPYRRKRFPGNKLIKTVDIIEGINGRTSVELNVKAQDLAKELKKPIIAGSDAHISFELGRVWNLAGSMSNCNEDDLRKIILEGKFETGGITSPLLQKISIISGAAIKRLKG, from the coding sequence TTGACTATTAAATTTGATCCTCATGTACATAGCAAACATTCCTATGATGGTGTCCTTTCTCCGCAACGAATACTAAAAATAGCAAAGCAAAGGGCTCTAGATGCTATTGCAATTACCGACCACAACACAATTAAAGGCGGATTGCAGGCAAAATCTATTAAGCAAGATAATATATTAATCATAGTTGGCTCAGAGGTTAATACAGATTATGGAGACGTCATAGGATTGTTTTTAAATGAAGAATTAAAATCACAAAGATTTGAAGAGCTTATTGATGAAATTAGAGATCAAGGTGGCAATTCCGTCCTCCCGCATCCCTATAGAAGAAAGAGATTTCCAGGTAATAAATTGATAAAGACGGTAGACATCATAGAAGGGATAAATGGTAGAACCTCAGTAGAATTGAACGTTAAAGCACAAGATTTGGCAAAAGAGTTAAAGAAACCTATTATTGCAGGAAGTGATGCCCACATTTCGTTTGAGTTGGGGAGAGTATGGAATCTCGCAGGAAGCATGTCGAATTGTAATGAAGATGATTTAAGGAAAATTATATTGGAGGGAAAATTTGAAACGGGCGGCATAACCTCGCCCTTATTACAGAAAATTAGCATCATTTCAGGAGCCGCAATCAAACGATTAAAAGGATGA
- a CDS encoding glycosyltransferase family 2 protein codes for MYREHRIGVVVPAYNEEKLIRETLTGIPEYVDKIYAVDDASKDATAKVIQAVQETDKRIVFIQHEKNKGVGGAIVSGYKKALEEEMDIAAVMAGDNQMDPVLLPQFLDPIVDGRADYTKGNRLLSHEYRRGMTKWRFIGNSLLTFLTKVGSGYWQLMDPQNGYTAISKTALERLSLDSVYPWYGYCNDLLVRLNVQGFRVKDVVMPAKYGREKSGIKYSKYIVKVSWLLLKDFFWRLQMKYVILSFHPLVLFYFFGIILAPLGFLGILYSLYYKFVEGGPLFIRATLSLLAFMLGVQFLLFAMLFDMQVDTSERRNSRWEE; via the coding sequence ATGTATCGAGAACACAGAATAGGCGTGGTCGTGCCCGCGTACAACGAAGAGAAACTGATTAGGGAGACATTGACGGGCATTCCCGAGTACGTCGATAAAATCTATGCAGTTGACGACGCCTCGAAAGATGCAACTGCAAAGGTCATCCAAGCGGTACAAGAAACCGATAAGCGGATCGTTTTTATCCAGCACGAGAAGAACAAGGGCGTTGGCGGTGCAATTGTTTCCGGCTATAAGAAAGCATTGGAAGAAGAAATGGATATCGCCGCGGTGATGGCGGGCGATAACCAGATGGATCCCGTGCTGCTGCCACAGTTCCTGGATCCGATCGTGGACGGCAGAGCGGATTACACCAAAGGTAATCGACTCTTGAGCCACGAATATCGACGTGGCATGACGAAATGGCGGTTCATTGGCAATTCGCTGCTCACCTTCTTAACGAAGGTTGGCTCGGGCTACTGGCAGCTGATGGACCCCCAGAACGGGTACACGGCGATCTCGAAGACTGCACTGGAACGGCTCTCGCTCGATTCCGTGTATCCCTGGTACGGGTACTGCAACGATCTACTCGTGCGGTTGAACGTGCAGGGCTTCCGGGTGAAGGATGTCGTGATGCCAGCGAAATACGGGCGCGAGAAGTCAGGGATCAAGTACAGCAAATACATCGTCAAGGTCTCGTGGCTGCTGCTGAAGGATTTCTTCTGGCGGCTGCAGATGAAGTATGTGATCCTGAGCTTCCATCCGCTCGTGCTCTTCTACTTCTTCGGGATCATCCTCGCGCCGCTGGGGTTTCTGGGCATACTCTACTCGCTCTACTACAAGTTCGTGGAGGGTGGACCGCTGTTCATTCGCGCGACGCTTTCGCTCCTGGCGTTCATGCTCGGTGTGCAGTTCCTGCTCTTCGCGATGCTCTTCGATATGCAGGTGGATACGAGCGAACGGAGGAACAGTAGATGGGAAGAGTGA
- a CDS encoding nucleotide sugar dehydrogenase — MTKLVVVGMGYVGIPAAALFADVDGFNVVGIQRRSERSGWKIDWLNAGKNPIGGDEPGLSELIARVVEKGTFRVTDDFAECKDADTILIDVQTPTDDQGIPHYESLKDASAQVGRNLKRDALVIIESTVAPGTTEHVVKPILEQESGMKAGKDFALAFSYERVMVGRLLHNITQYPRIVGGIDAESTKRAMALYAKIITAGLHPTDLLTAEVAKVVENTYRDVNIAFANEMALLCESLGVDVFKVRELVNNLPNDPSNPSANPIRNMHFPGAGVGGHCLTKDTWLLKYGVDTYGSFKVDPQVMVKSRKLNEWMPTHMAELVEEGLRDTGVKVESAKIALLGVAFVENSDDTRNTPVKPLYEILRAKGAQPALHDPNVREFELPFTKVLDEAVTDADALVLVVKHKDYLNLDLVRIKRKMHTPVIVDGRNAYDKTECERLGFVYKGVGKPRQGFNG; from the coding sequence ATGACGAAGCTCGTGGTGGTTGGGATGGGCTACGTGGGCATACCCGCAGCGGCGTTGTTTGCTGATGTTGACGGCTTCAATGTTGTAGGCATCCAGCGGCGGTCGGAACGCTCGGGCTGGAAGATCGACTGGCTCAATGCAGGGAAAAACCCGATTGGCGGCGACGAGCCGGGCCTATCCGAGCTCATCGCACGAGTTGTCGAGAAGGGGACGTTCCGAGTGACCGACGACTTCGCGGAATGTAAAGATGCCGATACTATCCTGATCGATGTCCAGACGCCCACGGACGATCAGGGAATACCGCACTACGAATCCTTGAAGGATGCGAGCGCGCAGGTGGGGCGCAACCTGAAAAGAGACGCGCTGGTCATAATCGAATCGACGGTTGCACCGGGTACGACGGAACACGTGGTGAAGCCGATCCTGGAGCAGGAGTCAGGGATGAAGGCGGGCAAGGATTTCGCGCTCGCATTCTCATATGAACGCGTAATGGTGGGCCGGCTGCTCCATAATATCACCCAGTATCCACGGATTGTGGGTGGCATCGATGCCGAGAGCACGAAGCGCGCCATGGCGCTCTACGCGAAGATCATTACGGCCGGATTACATCCAACTGATCTGCTCACGGCTGAAGTCGCGAAAGTGGTCGAGAATACGTACCGGGACGTGAACATCGCGTTTGCGAACGAGATGGCCCTGCTCTGTGAAAGCCTGGGCGTGGATGTGTTTAAGGTACGTGAGCTGGTGAACAACCTGCCAAATGACCCATCGAACCCGTCTGCCAATCCCATCCGGAATATGCATTTCCCGGGCGCGGGCGTGGGCGGCCACTGCCTGACAAAAGATACCTGGCTCCTGAAGTACGGCGTGGACACTTACGGCAGCTTCAAGGTCGATCCGCAGGTGATGGTGAAGAGCAGAAAGCTAAATGAGTGGATGCCGACGCACATGGCTGAGCTTGTCGAGGAAGGTTTACGGGATACAGGAGTAAAGGTAGAGAGCGCGAAGATCGCGCTGTTAGGTGTTGCGTTCGTCGAGAACTCGGATGATACGCGTAATACGCCCGTGAAACCATTGTATGAAATCCTCCGGGCGAAAGGGGCACAGCCGGCATTGCATGATCCGAACGTCCGCGAGTTTGAACTTCCGTTTACCAAAGTGCTCGACGAGGCGGTCACGGATGCGGATGCACTCGTGCTCGTGGTGAAACATAAAGATTATCTCAATCTGGATCTGGTGAGGATAAAGAGGAAGATGCACACGCCGGTGATCGTGGATGGCAGGAATGCCTACGATAAGACTGAGTGTGAACGGTTGGGTTTTGTTTATAAAGGCGTTGGGAAACCCCGGCAGGGGTTTAATGGGTAA
- a CDS encoding N-acetyltransferase → MFFKHPTAIVESEEIGEGTKIWHFVHVREKAKIGKNCIIGKSAYIDTEVEIGDNVKIQNFVSVYKGVRIEDEVFIGPSVTFTNDLYPRSLSWGEEKIEDTVVKRGASIGANATVICGVTIGEHAMVGAGSVVTRDIPAYGLVYGNPAELMGYVCSCGRKLEKLIENNKDERVYECECGKNVRITAEKR, encoded by the coding sequence ATGTTCTTTAAACACCCCACCGCGATCGTCGAGAGTGAAGAGATTGGCGAGGGCACGAAGATCTGGCACTTCGTCCATGTACGCGAAAAGGCGAAGATCGGTAAGAACTGCATCATCGGGAAGAGCGCGTATATTGATACCGAGGTGGAGATCGGGGATAACGTGAAGATCCAGAATTTCGTATCGGTCTATAAGGGTGTGAGGATCGAGGACGAGGTCTTTATCGGGCCGTCCGTTACTTTTACGAACGATCTGTATCCACGGTCGTTGAGCTGGGGTGAGGAGAAAATCGAGGACACGGTGGTGAAACGCGGTGCGAGCATCGGTGCGAATGCAACAGTCATCTGCGGTGTGACGATCGGTGAGCACGCAATGGTCGGCGCGGGGAGCGTCGTGACCAGGGATATTCCCGCCTACGGGCTCGTGTACGGCAATCCCGCGGAATTAATGGGATATGTCTGTTCCTGCGGCCGGAAATTGGAGAAGCTCATCGAGAATAACAAGGATGAACGAGTGTACGAATGCGAGTGCGGTAAGAACGTGAGAATTACGGCAGAAAAGCGCTGA
- a CDS encoding Gfo/Idh/MocA family oxidoreductase, which produces MDVGVIGVGTMGRNHVRVYTELKDVDDVYIYDVNGGAAQRMSEQYGEGVLVSDSIKSLLDTVRLVSICAPTKYHFEQARQAVGMGIHCLIEKPICSTSEEAAQLVRAIQDHVVVGVGHIERFNPIVKEIKQLINRPRYIEIKRLNPASTRITDADVVTDLMIHDIDLVWNYFMDGHTSYRLNSVWDEDLCTAIARFGDCAVSLSASRIACKKTRSIYVEDADFSVEGDFMNQEVYIYRKPQKYSEVNSRYVQENIIEKVLVSKVEPLKEELKIFVRCAKEGGQFPVTAEQALTNLRITEEIRAKGRSKDVL; this is translated from the coding sequence ATGGACGTTGGCGTGATTGGCGTGGGCACGATGGGCAGGAACCACGTGCGCGTGTATACCGAGCTCAAGGACGTCGATGACGTTTACATTTATGATGTTAACGGCGGCGCAGCTCAGCGCATGAGTGAGCAGTACGGGGAAGGCGTGCTGGTAAGTGATTCCATCAAATCACTGTTAGATACGGTGCGTTTGGTGAGCATCTGCGCGCCAACGAAATACCACTTTGAGCAGGCCCGGCAGGCGGTCGGCATGGGAATCCACTGCTTGATCGAGAAGCCGATCTGCTCCACCAGTGAAGAGGCCGCGCAGCTGGTACGGGCGATACAGGATCACGTCGTGGTCGGTGTGGGGCACATTGAGCGGTTCAATCCAATCGTGAAGGAGATCAAGCAGCTCATCAACCGTCCGCGATATATCGAGATCAAACGGCTCAATCCTGCATCGACACGAATCACGGATGCCGACGTCGTGACGGACCTGATGATCCACGATATCGATCTCGTGTGGAACTATTTCATGGATGGGCATACGTCGTACCGGCTGAACTCGGTCTGGGATGAGGACCTGTGCACGGCGATCGCGCGGTTTGGTGATTGCGCGGTCTCTTTATCGGCGAGTCGGATAGCGTGTAAGAAGACGCGCAGTATCTACGTCGAGGATGCCGACTTCTCGGTTGAGGGCGATTTCATGAACCAGGAGGTCTACATCTATCGCAAGCCGCAGAAGTACAGCGAGGTCAATTCGCGCTACGTGCAGGAGAACATTATCGAGAAGGTGCTGGTGAGCAAGGTAGAACCGCTGAAGGAGGAGCTGAAGATCTTTGTGCGGTGCGCGAAAGAGGGAGGGCAATTCCCCGTGACGGCCGAGCAGGCACTGACAAATCTGAGGATAACTGAGGAGATCAGGGCGAAAGGAAGAAGCAAAGATGTTCTTTAA
- a CDS encoding DegT/DnrJ/EryC1/StrS family aminotransferase has protein sequence MVPLSKPVVGETEINNVLEVLNSGMLASGEWVKRFEEEFAAYVGVKYAVTTTSGTVALDLALKALDIKNGDEVLVPDFSFIATANAVLFQNAKPIFVDVNERTFNIDPDDAAEKITAKTKAILGVHLFGQPFDVKALQALCEDHHLFLIEDCAQAHGAEYERARVGTFGNLSCFSFYGTKNMTTGEGGMVTTNDPRLAERVRLLINHGQSQKYMHTSLGYNYRMTNLQAALGLAQLHQLEKFNKRRIANAKYLNQHLNSTLEKPYKEANVRHVYHQYVVKLTNSFPMSRDAFLDYLSQNWIGAAVHYPLPIHLQPLYQNLGYERDQCPTATSLAKQVLSLPVHPALSKDGLVYLCAAVNEVR, from the coding sequence TTGGTTCCGCTTTCTAAGCCGGTGGTAGGCGAAACGGAAATCAATAACGTTCTTGAAGTATTAAACTCAGGGATGCTTGCCAGTGGCGAGTGGGTTAAGCGGTTTGAAGAAGAATTCGCAGCTTACGTAGGCGTAAAGTATGCTGTGACCACCACAAGCGGCACGGTGGCACTGGATTTAGCACTGAAAGCATTGGATATAAAAAACGGTGATGAGGTTCTCGTTCCCGACTTTTCATTTATTGCAACGGCCAATGCTGTTCTGTTCCAAAACGCGAAACCCATTTTTGTTGACGTAAACGAAAGAACGTTCAACATTGACCCAGACGATGCAGCAGAAAAGATCACGGCCAAAACAAAAGCGATACTGGGTGTTCACCTTTTCGGGCAGCCGTTTGATGTGAAAGCGCTCCAGGCGTTATGCGAAGACCACCATCTCTTTTTAATTGAAGATTGCGCGCAAGCGCATGGCGCGGAGTATGAGCGAGCGCGCGTTGGCACTTTCGGTAATCTCAGCTGCTTCTCGTTCTACGGCACGAAGAACATGACGACGGGCGAGGGCGGCATGGTAACCACAAACGATCCCAGGTTAGCAGAGCGAGTGCGATTGCTCATCAATCATGGCCAGAGTCAGAAGTATATGCACACCAGCCTGGGCTACAATTATCGCATGACCAACCTGCAGGCGGCACTGGGGCTCGCGCAATTACATCAGCTCGAGAAGTTTAATAAGCGCAGGATAGCCAATGCGAAGTATTTGAATCAGCATCTGAATAGCACGCTGGAGAAACCGTACAAAGAGGCGAACGTGCGACACGTGTACCATCAGTATGTGGTGAAACTGACGAATAGCTTTCCAATGAGCCGAGACGCTTTTTTGGACTATTTGAGCCAGAATTGGATCGGAGCCGCCGTGCATTACCCGCTGCCGATCCACCTGCAGCCGTTATATCAAAACCTCGGCTATGAGCGTGATCAGTGCCCGACGGCGACGAGCTTAGCGAAACAGGTTTTGAGTTTACCGGTCCACCCCGCTTTGAGTAAGGACGGACTCGTGTACCTCTGTGCAGCGGTAAACGAGGTAAGGTAG